From one Luteolibacter sp. SL250 genomic stretch:
- the nuoB gene encoding NADH-quinone oxidoreductase subunit NuoB, which translates to MVTDSSSIAHAAYDSKIEGNVIFTQLDAAMNWMRKNSLWPMPMGLACCAIELMATASSRFDISRFGMEVMRFSPRQSDVMIVAGTVTYKMALAVKRVWDQMPEPKWCIAMGACASSGGMYRSYAVLQGIDQLIPVDVYISGCPPRPEALIEGMMRLQRKIEGESAVEDQKRSMIEEMA; encoded by the coding sequence ATGGTTACCGACTCCTCCTCGATCGCTCATGCCGCCTATGATTCGAAGATCGAGGGCAACGTCATCTTCACCCAGTTGGATGCGGCGATGAACTGGATGCGGAAGAACTCGCTGTGGCCGATGCCGATGGGCCTGGCCTGCTGCGCCATCGAGCTGATGGCGACCGCCTCCAGCCGCTTTGACATCTCCCGCTTCGGCATGGAGGTCATGCGTTTTTCCCCGCGCCAGAGTGACGTGATGATCGTCGCCGGCACGGTGACCTACAAGATGGCGCTCGCCGTGAAGCGCGTCTGGGACCAGATGCCGGAGCCGAAGTGGTGCATCGCCATGGGTGCCTGCGCTTCCAGCGGCGGGATGTACCGCAGCTACGCGGTGCTCCAGGGCATCGACCAGCTCATCCCGGTGGACGTGTATATTTCGGGCTGCCCGCCGCGGCCGGAGGCCCTCATCGAAGGCATGATGCGCCTGCAACGGAAGATCGAGGGCGAAAGCGCCGTCGAGGACCAGAAGCGCTCGATGATCGAGGAGATGGCCTGA
- the lepB gene encoding signal peptidase I: MHPSPTRPRRTLVTAVVIFLVVLCMVLYITRETGWWGGHLNGSREMHPTIQHGDLILTTNFSGGINSVERGWIVKYTHLDHIPDDSSQWLMGRIVAKPGDKVSVRDGVIWINGVKHDAGGGPAKGPPPPVKDPYPLRVTFPLVVPDNHVFILGDNPRNVLDSRSLGPIRIGAIHQRVVYHPENDPKNR; the protein is encoded by the coding sequence ATGCACCCCTCCCCCACCCGTCCCCGCAGGACGCTTGTCACCGCCGTGGTGATCTTCCTGGTAGTGCTGTGCATGGTGCTCTACATCACCCGAGAAACCGGCTGGTGGGGAGGCCATCTGAATGGCAGCCGGGAAATGCACCCCACCATCCAGCACGGTGACCTGATCCTCACCACCAATTTCAGCGGCGGCATCAACTCCGTCGAGAGGGGTTGGATCGTCAAATACACCCACCTCGACCACATCCCGGATGATTCCAGCCAGTGGCTGATGGGCAGGATCGTCGCAAAGCCGGGCGACAAGGTGAGCGTGCGGGACGGCGTGATCTGGATCAACGGGGTGAAACATGATGCCGGAGGCGGTCCCGCGAAAGGCCCGCCGCCTCCAGTGAAGGATCCGTATCCCCTACGGGTGACGTTTCCGCTGGTGGTACCGGACAACCACGTTTTTATCCTGGGGGATAATCCGCGCAATGTGCTGGACAGCAGGTCGCTGGGTCCCATCCGCATTGGGGCGATCCACCAACGGGTGGTTTATCATCCCGAGAACGATCCCAAAAACCGATGA
- the gluQRS gene encoding tRNA glutamyl-Q(34) synthetase GluQRS — protein sequence MTVRTRFAPSPTGKLHLGHAMAAWVAKALADAHGGVFLLRHEDIDLTRVREEYYGGIEEDLRWLGLDWQGAPLRQTARIPAYDAALERLKDMEVVYPCFCTRREIHEMGAPQGPEGPIYPGTCRELPAEIRDEKLSSGLSHAWRLDAGKAACRAGRRLTFNDLMHGVAVVDEDLLGDVVLARKDIGTAYHLAVVVDDAFQEITHVTRGEDLLHSTHVHRLLQELLGLPEPVYLHHPLVLDESGKRLAKRHDALAIAAMRDAGVSPEEILPRIQDPAVIRAITASTTSGSV from the coding sequence ATGACCGTCCGCACCCGCTTCGCTCCCAGCCCGACGGGAAAGCTGCACCTCGGCCACGCGATGGCCGCGTGGGTGGCGAAGGCGCTGGCGGACGCGCACGGCGGCGTCTTCTTGCTGCGCCATGAGGACATCGACCTGACCCGCGTACGGGAGGAATACTACGGCGGCATCGAGGAGGACCTGCGGTGGCTGGGGCTGGACTGGCAGGGCGCTCCCCTGCGCCAGACCGCACGTATCCCGGCCTATGATGCGGCGCTGGAGCGGCTGAAGGACATGGAGGTGGTCTATCCATGCTTCTGCACCCGGCGGGAGATCCATGAGATGGGTGCCCCGCAAGGACCGGAGGGTCCCATCTACCCGGGCACCTGCCGGGAGCTGCCTGCGGAGATCCGCGATGAAAAGCTCTCCTCCGGCCTTTCCCACGCCTGGCGGCTGGATGCCGGAAAGGCGGCGTGCCGCGCGGGGCGGCGGCTCACCTTCAATGACCTGATGCACGGCGTGGCCGTGGTGGATGAGGACTTGCTGGGGGATGTGGTGCTGGCGCGGAAGGACATCGGCACGGCCTACCATCTCGCGGTGGTGGTGGATGATGCCTTTCAAGAAATCACCCATGTGACGCGCGGAGAGGATCTCCTCCACTCCACCCATGTCCACCGCCTGCTGCAGGAGCTGCTGGGACTGCCGGAGCCGGTCTATCTCCACCACCCGCTGGTGCTGGACGAAAGCGGCAAGCGGCTGGCGAAGCGCCATGACGCGCTGGCCATCGCCGCGATGAGGGATGCCGGGGTGTCCCCGGAGGAAATCCTTCCGCGGATTCAGGATCCGGCGGTGATCCGGGCGATCACGGCGTCCACCACCTCCGGCAGCGTCTGA